Within the Methanomassiliicoccales archaeon genome, the region TTCTGGAGATGACGGAGCTTAATGCGAGACAAAAAGAGCTGGTACAAAAAATGGTCGATAGGGCTCGAAGCGCTGATGGGCACCTGAGTTTCGCCAACGAGCAGCAGGCCATAGGGTCCGCCGGAACCGCCTGGTATGACATACAGGAACTGATCGAAGGGGTACTATCAAAGATGAGCCTGGGGGATATGGAGATAGAGACATGCCTCCAAGGGATCCGGATCCAAGCCGATCCCCTGATCTCGAACGTGTTCCATTGCCTAGCTGATAACACCGTTCGCCACGGGAACGGAGCAACGCGGATATCGATCCACGCGAATGAGACAAAGGATGGTCTCTCGATCATTTGGGAAGATGACGGGGTGGGCGTGCCGTTCGAACATAAGGAGAAGATATTCAATAGGGGCTTTGGTCAAAATACCGGAGAGGGCCTTTTCCTCGTTTGCGAGATCCTATCGATGACCGATGGTAGCATCAGCGAGGGCGGGGAACCTGACAAGGGTGCCAAATTCATGATCCAATTTCCATCAGGAAGATATACCTGGACGCCCCCGCTTGAGCCGTGATAACGGAACGTCAGCGGCAACAATCCTCTCCACAGTTGACCTCATCTCGACCTTTCAAAGCCGCCATGATCATGGCCGAGGCGCATCCCACCCCACTGTCGACCTTGATGGCATTGGCGGGACAGTTCTTCTGGCAGGCGCCGCATTCCATACAGTCGGCGCCGTTCACCATCATGACCCGGCGTTCTCCCGGGGCGAAGACACGGTGAGGGCACACCTGGAGGCATATGCCGCAGTTGACGCAGCGATCCGGATGGAAGACCAATGTATTGATGGGCTTGATCGTCGACCCTTGTTCCAGATCAAGCACTTCTATCTCAATCATAACCATCCCCCCACGACACCCAACGCTCCAAAGGCGGAAAGGAAGGCGCCAGAAACGGACATGATGGCCATTATCGGAATGTAGGTGAAGATCTCTTTCTTGACACCGGTCCGAGAGGCGAAGGGCGTAGAGCCAGTGAAATTCAAGGCCAGGTATCCGACCCAAGGTACCAGAAGAAGATATTCCGCTACCACGGCAATGACGGTCACCAGGTCCGCCGTTGGAAACGTTTGAAACAGGGCGAAAGGAGTGACCAGCAACGCTCCCAGAACCATGCCTTTGAAGGAAAGGGCCTTTCCTGGCAGGTAGGGTAGCAAAGCCGGGAAAAGGAACAGGCCGCCCAGTGTCAATATTATCGCCATGAGCCCGTAGAACGGGACCAGAACGGCCGCCAGGATCAGCAGGATCAGTCCCCATCGATAATTACGCAGCTCCACCGGGGCCAACACCAGGCGGTCTCTCAGGTCAAAACGCACTCTGCGCATGTCCTCTGTGCACTCTCCTGTGTCCAGGTATCCCGGCAGGTCCTCGGCCCGTACCGGTCCGTACTTCACTGTGAACCCGCTCCTTTCTTTGACCGCCTTCGCCGATACTCCAGGTGCGCTTAATTGGGGGAGGATCAGGTCACGGTGCTCCACCCTCTCCGCCAACCGGGTGGCCGCGATGGCCCTAAGCAGCTCATCCGTCCCGAAGATGCCTTTACCCGCGGCACACCATACGTTGATGCCCTGCGTATCGAGCACCAATAGGAAGGCATCCCTTCCCTCCAGCGCCGATCTAAGGGCGTCGAAGCTCATGGTGTAGTTAGCGGTGACAAGGACCTTGCTTTCGCTGTTCGTTGAACCAAGGGTGTAGAGTCCCGGTCTCACGTGGTGGCCCATGCGGTCGAAGCCCAAACGTGCTTTGGCATGGTCCCATCGTTCCTCCCTGCCAAGTCGGGCTACCGTTGGTATTGGATCTGACGCGTAGTCTGAGGGCACGCTCTCATCCCTCTTGTGGTTCTAAAATGTCCCTGGCTCCGTTGGCCAGGTCCTCTGACCGGAATAGATGTATGCAGCAGACCTTGCCATCACGGACCAAGGTCACAATGGCCAGTTTATCCCCCGCCTTGATCCCGGCCTTATCCCTTATGGCCTTGGGCAGGACCATCTGCCCCCTCTCGTCCACCGTGGCCACGGCCTCGACCTCGTATCTGCTGTCCACAGACCCCTTCGGCTGACAGCAGTCCGCCTCATGCTTCTCCTTCTTCCGGGACATATGGGCAGTATCTCTCTCTTACATATTTGAATATTCTGAAAAATCAGAATAATGAAAAGCATCGAGAGATCAAATATGTTGGTGACGCATTATCGGTGCCATGGGCATGGTCGAAGAGGAAATTTCCATAGTTCAGGTGACGCCAAAGAACGCTGGCGCCCTAATTTCATTGATAGTGGAGCTGGCCGAGTTCGAAAAATTGGAGCCGCCAACGCCGGAGGCCAGGGAACGCCTATTTACGCATATCACCGCCTCCCCGCCATTGTTCCACTCTTTCCTGGCCAATATGGGTGGCGAGCCGGTAGGCTACATCACATACTATTTCACCTACTCCACTTTCCTGGCCGCTCCCACACTGTTCCTTGAGGACATTTTCGTGCAGGAGACGCACCGCCGCTCCGGGGTGGGTCGGGCGCTTTTCCGTCATTGCATACAAGAGGCACTGGACAAGGGCTGCGGCCGCTTGGAATGGTGCGCTCTCGACTGGAACGTCAAGGCCATCGCTTTCTATGTGGCACAAGGGGGACAGAAGTTGGATTGGACCTTCTTTCGCATGGACCGAGAGAAC harbors:
- the hgcB gene encoding mercury methylation ferredoxin HgcB, producing the protein MIEIEVLDLEQGSTIKPINTLVFHPDRCVNCGICLQVCPHRVFAPGERRVMMVNGADCMECGACQKNCPANAIKVDSGVGCASAMIMAALKGRDEVNCGEDCCR
- the hgcA gene encoding mercury methylation corrinoid protein HgcA, translating into MPSDYASDPIPTVARLGREERWDHAKARLGFDRMGHHVRPGLYTLGSTNSESKVLVTANYTMSFDALRSALEGRDAFLLVLDTQGINVWCAAGKGIFGTDELLRAIAATRLAERVEHRDLILPQLSAPGVSAKAVKERSGFTVKYGPVRAEDLPGYLDTGECTEDMRRVRFDLRDRLVLAPVELRNYRWGLILLILAAVLVPFYGLMAIILTLGGLFLFPALLPYLPGKALSFKGMVLGALLVTPFALFQTFPTADLVTVIAVVAEYLLLVPWVGYLALNFTGSTPFASRTGVKKEIFTYIPIMAIMSVSGAFLSAFGALGVVGGWL
- a CDS encoding HgcAB-associated protein, yielding MSRKKEKHEADCCQPKGSVDSRYEVEAVATVDERGQMVLPKAIRDKAGIKAGDKLAIVTLVRDGKVCCIHLFRSEDLANGARDILEPQEG
- a CDS encoding GNAT family N-acetyltransferase, which gives rise to MVEEEISIVQVTPKNAGALISLIVELAEFEKLEPPTPEARERLFTHITASPPLFHSFLANMGGEPVGYITYYFTYSTFLAAPTLFLEDIFVQETHRRSGVGRALFRHCIQEALDKGCGRLEWCALDWNVKAIAFYVAQGGQKLDWTFFRMDRENMARSMGQVQE